One Setaria italica strain Yugu1 chromosome II, Setaria_italica_v2.0, whole genome shotgun sequence DNA segment encodes these proteins:
- the LOC101763736 gene encoding peptidyl-prolyl cis-trans isomerase CYP37, chloroplastic, producing the protein MASRVAAMALAGARPTAHAPSSAADTERRAWRTRLSLNRRGRGTPGLIARASHRPPCAAEGVIQWLRSAAAALAIAAQISVSLPADAVLYSPDTKIPRTGELALRKAIPANPNMKIIQESLEDISYLLRIPQRKPYGTMEGDVKKAMKIAMDNKEAILGSIPAERKEDGAKLYTSLLEEKGGLLTLLKYIKENNPDKLSIALASSLDTIAELELLQAPGLSFLLPQQYLEYPRLTGRGVVEFTVEKGDGSTFFPTGGGEPKSTATIQVVIDGYSAPLTAGNFAKLVLDGAYDGVTLKCASQAISADNETGKKGYTVPLEVMPAGQFEPLYRTPLSIQDGELPVLPMSVYGAVAMAHSVDSDEYSSPTQFFFYLYDKRNSGLGGISFDEGQFSVFGYTTDGRDVLTQIKTGDKIRSAKLVQGRERLVLPSAAPEES; encoded by the exons ATGGCGTCGCGCGTGGCCGCGATGGCGCTCGCTGGTGCCCGCCCCACGGCCCATGCTCCCTCGTCCGCGGCCGACACCGAGCGCCGCGCGTGGAGGACGCGGCTTAGCCTcaaccgccgcggccgcggcactCCCGGCCTGATCGCCCGCGCCTCCCACCGCCCCCCCTGCGCTGCTGAG GGGGTTATCCAGTGGCTGaggagcgcggccgcggcgctggCCATCGCCGCCCAGATTTCCGTGTCGCTGCCGGCGGACGCGGTCCTCTACTCGCCGGACACGAAGATTCCGAGGACCGGGGAGCTGGCCCTGAGGAAGGCCATCCCCGCGAACCCAAACATGAAGATCATACAG GAATCGCTAGAGGACATCTCGTATTTGCTGAGGATACCGCAGAGGAAGCCGTACGGTACCATGGAGGGCGATGTGAAGAAAGCCATGAAA ATTGCAATGGACAACAAGGAGGCAATCCTGGGAAGCATACCTGCAGAGCGCAAGGAAGATGGTGCCAAGCTATATACTTCTCTGCTGGAAGAGAAG GGTGGTTTGCTGACTCTCTTGAAGTATATTAAGGAGAATAACCCTGACAAACTTTCCATAGCACTTGCTTCGTCACTTGATACTATTGCTGAATTGGAGCTGTTGCAG GCTCCTGGTCTGTCCTTTCTCCTGCCCCAACAGTATTTAGAATATCCAAG GCTAACAGGGAGAGGAGTTGTTGAATTCACTGTTGAAAAAGGTGACGGTTCAACATTCTTTCCTACTGGTGGTGGTGAACCAAAAAGTACTGCTACAATTCAG GTCGTCATTGATGGCTACTCTGCCCCACTGACTGCTGGAAACTTTGCAAAATTG GTCTTGGATGGGGCATATGATGGGGTAACACTGAAATGTGCGAGTCAGGCAATTAGTGCAGATAATGAGACCGGAAAAAAAGGGTACACTGTTCCACTAGAGGTCATGCCTGCAGGACAATTCGAACCATTGTACAGAACTCCATTAAGCATTCAG GATGGAGAATTGCCAGTCCTGCCGATGTCGGTATATGGTGCTGTTGCCATGGCACATAGTGTGGATTCAGATGAATACTCCTCACCAACGCAGTTCTTCTTCTATCTTTATGACAAGAGAAAC TCTGGTTTAGGAGGAATATCGTTTGATGAAGGACAATTTTCAGTTTTCGG GTATACCACTGATGGAAGAGATGTTCTGACGCAGATTAAGACCGGAGACAAAATTCGTTCTGCGAAGCTTGTTCAAGGCAGAGAACGCCTTGTGCTGCCATCCGCAGCGCCTGAAGAGAGCTGA
- the LOC101763329 gene encoding caffeoylshikimate esterase encodes MPADGDAPAPAVHFWGDHPATESDYYAAHGAEGEPSYFTTPDEGARRLFTRAWRPRAPARPKALVFMVHGYGNDISWTFQSTAVFLARSGFACFAADLPGHGRSHGLRAFVPDLDAAVADLLAFFRAVRAREEHAGLPCFLFGESMGGAICLLIHLRTPPEEWAGAVLVAPMCRISDRIRPPWPLPEILTFVARFAPTAAIVPTADLIEKSVKVPAKRVIAARNPVRYNGRPRLGTVVELLRATDELAKRLGEVTIPFLVVHGSADEVTDPEVSRALYEAAASKDKTIKIYDGMLHSLLFGELDENIERVRGDILAWLNEKCTLSTSLQRDITVE; translated from the coding sequence ATGCCGGCGGACGgggacgcgccggcgccggccgtcCACTTCTGGGGGGACCACCCGGCCACGGAGTCCGACTACTACGCCGCGCACGGCGCGGAGGGCGAGCCGTCCTACTTCACCACGCCCGACGAGGGCGCCCGGCGGCTCTTCACGCGCGCCTGGAGgccccgcgcgccggcgcgccCCAAGGCGCTCGTCTTCATGGTCCACGGCTACGGCAACGACATCAGCTGGACGTTCCAGTCCACGGCGGTCTTCCTCGCGAGGTCCGGGTTCGCCTGCTTCGCGGCCGACCTCCCGGGCCACGGCCGCTCCCATGGCCTCCGCGCCTTCGTGCccgacctcgacgccgccgtcgccgacctccTCGCCTTCTTCCGCGCCGTCAGGGCGCGGGAGGAGCACGCGGGCCTGCCCTGCTTCCTCTTCGGGGAGTCCATGGGCGGCGCCATCTGCCTGCTCATCCACCTCCGCACGCCGCCCGAGGAGTGGGCGGGGGCCGTCCTCGTCGCGCCCATGTGCAGGATCTCAGACCGGATCCGCCCGCCGTGGCCGCTGCCGGAGATCCTCACCTTCGTCGCCCGGTtcgcgcccaccgccgccatcgTGCCCACCGCCGACCTCATCGAGAAGTCCGTCAAGGTGCCCGCCAAGCGCGTCATTGCGGCGCGCAACCCCGTGCGCTACAACGGCCGCCCCAGGCTCGGCACCGTCGTCGAGCTGCTGCGCGCCACCGACGAGCTGGCCAAGCGCCTCGGCGAGGTCACCATCCCGTTCCTCGTCGTGCACGGCAGCGCCGACGAGGTCACCGACCCCGAAGTCAGCCGCGCCCTGTACGAGGCCGCAGCCAGCAAGGACAAGACCATCAAGATATACGACGGGATGCTCCACTCCTTGCTCTTCGGGGAGCTGGACGAGAACATCGAGCGCGTTCGTGGCGACATCCTCGCCTGGCTCAACGAGAAATGCACGCTGTCAACTTCCTTGCAACGTGACATAACTGTTGAATAA
- the LOC111256329 gene encoding uncharacterized protein LOC111256329 translates to MRGGGSNRSPTRYLDPPPLIKPMALAPMASMVARVAHHASARSASLAARSGNACKDLILGSRSNPAVRPQGKLTGDVSPKRPIQLFGCAHHDARRRYTHSFHQVDCVADLQHEFVAQEKDMESDEAMWALYQRWCEHFKIERDHDDMIRRFPGSRTVYCKCIK, encoded by the exons ATGAGGGGCGGCGGCTCAAACAGATCACCAACGAGATATCTAGATCCACCTCCTCTGATCAAGCCCATGGCACTGGCACCCATGGCGTCCATGGTCGCGCGTGTTGCCCATCACGCGTCCGCCAGATCTGCCTCCCTTGCTGCTCGCTCAGGCAACGCATGCAAAGATCTGATCCTGGGCAGCCGCTCCAACCCAGCAGTTCGCCCTCAGGGTAAACTTACTGGCGATGTCTCCCCCAAGCGCCCCATCCAGTTGTTTGGATGCGCCCATCACGACGCCCGCCGCCGATACACCCATTCATTCCACCAAGTCGATTGCGTCGCTG ATCTCCAGCACGAGTTTGTTGCACAAGAAAAGGACATGGAGTCAGATGAAGCAATGTGGGCCTTGTATCAGCGCTGGTGCGAACATTTTAAGATTGAGCGTGATCATGATGATATGATCCGTCGGTTTCCCGGTTCAAGAACTGTGTATTGCAAGTGCATCAAGTGA
- the LOC101762922 gene encoding putative cell wall protein: MARSSSALLLALLVSAACLAQLGSATRPVPGQQAVAASAAAEDVKRPDTVQEGTVLIPGIGRYELGSHYIPDIGGLDHSIPAAANGQYLPGADDTWVPNPGFEIPNPFRPGAATP, from the coding sequence ATGGCCAGGTCGTCGTCAGCTCTGCTCCTCGCGCTGCTCGTGTCCGCGGCGTGCCTCGCGCAGCTGGGCTCCGCGACGCGCCCCGTCCCGGGCcagcaggcggtggcggcctcggcggcggcggaggacgtgAAGCGCCCCGACACGGTGCAGGAGGGGACGGTGCTGATCCCGGGGATCGGGCGCTACGAGCTCGGCAGCCACTACATCCCGGACATCGGCGGGCTCGACCACagcatccccgccgccgccaacgggcAGTACCTCCCCGGCGCCGACGACACCTGGGTGCCGAACCCCGGCTTCGAGATCCCCAACCCCTTCCGCCCAGGTGCCGCCACTCCCTGA